A genomic stretch from Lathyrus oleraceus cultivar Zhongwan6 chromosome 2, CAAS_Psat_ZW6_1.0, whole genome shotgun sequence includes:
- the LOC127120249 gene encoding uncharacterized protein LOC127120249 codes for MDSMEFKVSELLKEVQVDYSPQFSKLVDDTVSSIKSSIDKIPKNYKVTADLAPSFVRDIGADKVEFKFKKPSVFKFGGSYSIQSVARPELNVDLIIRLPKECFHEKDYLNYRYHAKRCLYLCLLKKYLEKSPSIGRVEWSTLQNEARKPLLIVYPAAKLVDVDGFFVRIIPSAMSIFSIPKLNMTRNNIHNSNNGSSVQATLKYNSSILEDMFIEETELMNKLFLGWKELREALILLKVWARQRSSIYAHDCLNGFLISIILAHLASREQIKKSMKAIEIIRITLNFLATSETWSRGLYFPKEGQGNITKEERMQLKGSFPIVICHPSGAFNLAFRMSRIGFTQLQDEAAMTLKCMEKCRGGGFEEVFMTKIDYAVKYDYCMRINFKGNKELYASGICSDDECWRLYEEKIHAILTKGLGDRAKFIRVIWRNAECQWRVDDGLSILDKEPLFIGISVSNLEKAYRMVDIGPNAESKEEGLEFRKFWGEKAELRRFKDSRIAESTVWECQKWERHLILKNIAKHVLSLHLSLPKDNIVVVVDQLDFSLAHGAADPISYSGSLLEAFDVLSKRLRLIENLPLKVSSVQPLDSAFRFTSVFPPEPHLLANEKIESLRLNKLVPSCIQPLEIMIQLEGSGNWPMDETAIEKIKSSFLIQIGESLQKKWGMTCTATQDDVDVLMSGYAFRLKLLHERALSLLKEIGNDKKILVHSADKTLFIRSQHASMINGLQSLYPIYGPVVRLAKRWAASHLFSACLVEEAIELLVAYLFLNPLPFDAPCSRITGFLRFLQLLSDYDWTFSPLVVDINNDLSQSDVKEINDNFLLQRKGQNVGPVMFLATVYDKASEAWTGLSPSALELKRLAAYAQSSANLLRKLTFQEEIGPNRWECLLRTPLNNYDAIIILHKDKLAYPQRLLFSSEVGHGTQVAKGHASKCFQPFLLPKDLKGRPEELKKKLLVDFDPSRCFIKDLEKEFSTTFKLWHDSLGGDAIGLTWGKSCPSKKRKQEEVVEEGGYDPRKVLKAVGEVGKGFVRSIYFIKPPRLAN; via the exons atGGATTCAATGGAGTTTAAAGTGAGCGAACTATTGAAAGAAGTTCAAGTAGATTACTCTCCTCAGTTTTCTAAACTTGTAGACGACACTGTCTCCTCCATCAAATCTTCCATCGACAAAATCCCTAAAAACTATAAG GTTACTGCGGATTTGGCACCGAGTTTTGTTAGGGACATTGGTGCTGATAAGGTGGAGTTCAAATTTAAGAAGCCTTCGGTTTTTAAGTTTGGTGGTAGTTACTCCATACAAAGTGTTGCAAGGCCTGAATTAAACGTGGATCTTATTATAAGGTTACCAAAG GAGTGCTTCCATGAGAAGGATTATTTGAACTATAGATACCATGCCAAAAGGTGTCTTTATCTCTGCTTGCTGAAAAAGTATTTGGAGAAATCTCCATCTATTGGTAGGGTTGAATGGTCTACCTTGCAGAACGAAGCTCGAAAGCCTTTACTGATTGTGTATCCGG CTGCAAAGCTTGTTGATGTTGATGGTTTTTTTGTGAGAATTATTCCATCGGCCATGTCAATCTTTAGCATACCAAAGTTAAACATGACACGTAATAACATTCATAATTCAAACAATG GGAGTTCTGTTCAAGCCACACTGAAGTATAATTCTAGTATCTTGGAAGATATGTTTATAGAGGAAACAGAATTaatgaacaaactttttcttgGATGGAAGGAACTAAGAGAAGCTTTAATCCTACTGAAG GTATGGGCTCGACAGAGAAGTTCAATATATGCTCATGATTGCCTGAATGGATTTTTGATATCCATCATACTGGCACATCTTGCTTCTAGGGAACAAATTAAGAAGTCAATGAAGGCCATTGAAATAATTCGCATTACTTTGAACTTCCTTG CCACTTCAGAGACATGGAGCCGAGGTCTCTACTTTCCAAAGGAAGGCCAGGGAAATATTACTAAAGAG GAAAGGATGCAACTAAAAGGGTCATTTCCAATTGTGATATGTCACCCATCGGGGGCATTCAATTTGGCTTTTCGAATGTCTAGGATTGGTTTTACCCAG CTTCAAGACGAGGCTGCTATGACACTTAAATGCATGGAAAAGTGTAGAGGTGGTGGATTTGAGGAAGTTTTTATGACCAAGATTGACTATGCTGTTAAATATGATTACTGTATGAG AATAAACTTCAAAGGAAACAAAGAGCTATATGCATCAGGAATTTGTTCGGATGATGAATGCTGGAGATTGTACGAGGAGAAAATACATGCTATATTAACTAAAGGGTTGGGTGATAGAGCAAAATTCATTCGAGTTATATGGAGAAATGCAGAATGTCAGTGGCGTGTGGATGAT GGCTTGTCAATACTTGATAAAGAGCCCTTGTTCATAGGAATTTCAGTCAGTAATTTGGAGAAAGCATATAGGATGGTTGATATTGGTCCAAATGCCGAGAGTAAAGAAGAG GGTCTTGAATTTCGAAAGTTTTGGGGAGAAAAAGCAGAGCTTAGAAGATTTAAAGACAGTAGAATTGCAGAAAGCACAG TGTGGGAATGTCAGAAATGGGAAAGGCATCTGATTTTGAAAAATATAGCCAAGCACGTCCTTAGTCTGCATCTATCTCTACCCAAGGACAATATTGTAGTAGTTGTGGATCAACTTGATTTTTCTTTGGCTCATGGTGCTGCTG ATCCTATATCATACTCTGGAAGTTTGCTCGAGGCATTTGATGTTCTATCAAAACGTTTGCGTCTTATTGAAAACCTTCCTTTGAAGGTGTCTAGTGTACAACCTTTAGACTCTG CATTTAGGTTTACATCAGTCTTCCCTCCCGAACCTCATCTACTAGCTAATGAAAAGATTGAATCTCTCAGACTGAATAAGTTGGTTCCATCTTGCATTCAACCACTAGAAATTATGATTCAG CTGGAAGGTTCTGGGAACTGGCCAATGGATGAAACTgcaattgaaaaaataaaatcTAGTTTCCTTATTCAAATTGGAGAAAG TCTTCAAAAGAAGTGGGGGATGACATGCACTGCAACTCAGGATGATGTGGATGTATTAATGTCAGGATATGCATTTCGTCTTAAACTATTGCATGAGAGGGCCCTTAGTTTACTCAAAGAAA TTGGGAATGATAAAAAGATACTGGTACATTCTGCAGACAAGACGCTTTTCATTCGTAGTCAACATGCTAGCATGATAAATGGATTACAAAGTCTTTACCCAATTTATGGACCAGTAGTTAG ACTAGCAAAACGTTGGGCTGCTTCACATCTATTTTCTGCTTGTTTGGTAGAGGAGGCCATTGAGCTATTGGTTGCATATCTCTTTCTCAATCCTTTGCCATTTGATGCTCCCTGCTCACGGATCACTGGATTTTTAAG ATTCCTGCAGTTGCTCTCAGACTATGATTGGACTTTTTCTCCCTTGGTTGTTGACATAAATAATGACTTGAGCCAAAGTGATGTAAAAGAAATAAAT GATAACTTTTTGCTACAAAGAAAAGGTCAAAATGTAGGGCCGGTGATGTTCTTGGCTACAGTTTATGATAAAGCATCTGAGGCCTGGACTGGATTATCACCTAGTGCACTG GAACTTAAAAGATTAGCGGCATATGCCCAAAGCAGTGCAAATTTGTTGAGGAAACTCACATTTCAGGAGGAGATTGGTCCAAATAGATGGGAG TGCCTTTTACGGACTCCTTTGAACAATTATGATGCAATCATTATTCTCCACAAGGACAAACTTGCGTATCCTCAAAGGCTTCTCTTCTCATCAGAAGTTGGCCACG GAACTCAAGTTGCTAAAGGACATGCTAGCAAGTGCTTCCAACCCTTTTTGTTGCCTAAAGATTTGAAGGGTAGGCCAGAAGAACTTAAAAAGAAGTTGCTGGTTGACTTCGATCCATCAAGGTGCTTTATCAAAGATTTAGAG AAAGAGTTTTCCACCACATTCAAGTTATGGCATGATTCTCTAGGAGGCGATGCCATCGGTCTAACATGGGGGAAATCATGTCCTTCCAAG AAGCGGAAACAAGAGGAAGTGGTTGAGGAAGGAGGATATGACCCTCGGAAGGTGCTAAAAGCTGTAGGTGAAGTTGGAAAAGGGTTTGTGAGGAGTATATACTTTATCAAGCCACCAAGGCTTGCAAACTAA